One segment of Nostoc piscinale CENA21 DNA contains the following:
- a CDS encoding Hsp70 family protein — protein MTTVIIDFGTSNTVVCTTDLITQKPRTLRFEGMSRRFEVGTEQVSVVPSLVFVEGQNSILFGEEVRAKRLGFAQPERCFRAFKRDLAADFVPPARLLDGNSYSAEIISELFLKEIWQQVEQQLQPSHVIFTVPVGAFERYLDWFRDLGDKLNMPTVQIVDESTAAALGYAVKRPGSVVLVVDFGGGTLDLSLVRTVSVAAEQQAIRAEVLAKSDAFIGGVDIDTWIVEHYLHKIGSSREEVGEIGFMNLLEVAERVKIQLSTTDLAKEAWFDDENFMSHELQLHRDELGEILENQQLLEQLRQAIDEVFAIALAKGISKSSIEQVLLVGGTCQIPAIQQLVISYFGRQKVKLDKPFEAVAHGALALSEMTAIDDYLRHSYAIRLWEPHSKTYSYFTLIEKGAKYPGARSEALTLQVAIEGQREIRLDIGEVAEVSQAEVAYDEQGRMTSSHLIKQDSYRSLETHHQQVCVAYLEPPGQTGIDRIQAQFEVNEQRVLVVTVKDLLTGKMLVNRGAIANLK, from the coding sequence ATGACTACAGTAATAATTGATTTTGGTACGAGTAATACTGTTGTTTGTACCACGGATTTGATTACGCAAAAGCCGCGGACTTTGCGATTTGAGGGAATGTCGCGGCGGTTTGAGGTGGGGACGGAACAGGTAAGCGTTGTACCAAGTTTGGTGTTTGTTGAGGGACAAAATAGCATTTTGTTTGGTGAAGAGGTACGCGCTAAACGCTTGGGGTTTGCCCAGCCAGAACGATGTTTTCGGGCTTTTAAACGAGATTTAGCGGCGGATTTTGTTCCACCTGCGCGACTGTTGGATGGTAATAGTTATAGTGCAGAGATTATTTCAGAACTGTTTTTGAAAGAGATTTGGCAACAAGTTGAACAGCAATTGCAACCAAGTCACGTTATCTTTACCGTTCCTGTGGGTGCGTTTGAAAGGTATCTTGACTGGTTTCGGGATTTGGGCGATAAACTCAATATGCCCACAGTGCAAATTGTGGATGAATCAACAGCCGCCGCCCTTGGTTATGCCGTCAAGCGTCCTGGTAGTGTGGTTTTGGTAGTGGATTTTGGTGGCGGAACTCTGGATTTAAGTTTAGTGCGGACTGTGAGTGTTGCAGCCGAACAGCAAGCCATACGCGCGGAAGTTCTCGCCAAGTCGGATGCTTTTATTGGCGGTGTCGATATTGATACTTGGATTGTAGAACATTATTTACACAAAATCGGTTCTTCCCGTGAGGAAGTGGGGGAAATCGGTTTTATGAATTTATTGGAAGTAGCAGAAAGGGTAAAAATTCAACTTTCCACCACAGATTTAGCCAAGGAAGCTTGGTTTGATGATGAAAATTTCATGTCTCATGAATTGCAGTTACATCGAGACGAGTTAGGCGAAATTTTAGAAAATCAACAATTATTAGAACAGTTAAGACAAGCCATCGATGAAGTATTCGCGATCGCACTTGCTAAAGGCATTAGCAAATCATCCATAGAACAAGTGTTACTTGTCGGCGGTACTTGTCAAATCCCTGCGATTCAACAATTAGTAATTTCTTATTTTGGTAGACAAAAAGTCAAATTAGATAAACCCTTTGAAGCTGTCGCACATGGGGCATTAGCATTAAGCGAAATGACAGCCATTGATGATTATCTACGCCACAGTTACGCGATTCGCCTTTGGGAACCCCACAGTAAAACTTATTCTTATTTCACCTTAATTGAAAAAGGAGCAAAATATCCAGGGGCGCGTTCTGAAGCTTTAACTTTGCAAGTAGCTATTGAAGGACAGCGAGAAATTCGCCTTGATATTGGCGAAGTTGCCGAAGTTTCCCAAGCGGAAGTTGCTTATGATGAACAAGGCAGAATGACGAGTAGTCACTTAATAAAACAAGATAGCTATCGTTCTCTAGAAACCCATCATCAACAAGTATGCGTCGCCTATCTGGAACCACCAGGACAAACCGGAATCGACAGAATCCAAGCACAATTTGAAGTCAACGAACAACGGGTTTTAGTAGTAACAGTCAAAGATTTATTGACAGGAAAAATGTTAGTAAATAGAGGTGCGATCGCCAACCTCAAATAA
- a CDS encoding DUF2997 domain-containing protein → MAEYQKIEYRIGKDGKITETVINGSGVSCTNATSGIEGALGEVESQELLPEYYEGEENATGTEQQSLKQK, encoded by the coding sequence ATGGCAGAGTATCAAAAAATCGAGTATCGCATTGGTAAAGACGGCAAAATTACTGAGACTGTAATTAATGGTTCTGGTGTAAGTTGTACCAATGCAACATCGGGAATTGAAGGTGCTTTAGGAGAGGTAGAAAGCCAAGAACTGCTGCCTGAATATTACGAAGGAGAAGAAAACGCTACAGGAACAGAACAACAGTCTCTCAAGCAAAAATAG
- a CDS encoding STM4015 family protein, with amino-acid sequence MTNNQNQPQDYDAVLGGQSPPPLDGVVLGGIEGIKRCLSNPVVNVRIAALSEALKYGDAGLDVLIQGLQDESRLVERFAYRLLKSRTESQVKQALQTYKPWKLEERLTRYLGCHTAQFANRPVVEFNANRGIVEPVNQAYALRCTYDDYEEDLADKLSKLAQAPNAEKLEALVLGLWTETYENNASLIIQALVNVKQYFPNLKAIFLGDILSEECEISWIQQSDISPILQAYPQLEVLQVRGGDGLQFSPPIKHDNLKALIVETGGLSRDTVAQICNLNLPALEHLELWFGCEDYGGTCWVEDIHPIIFADKFPKLTYLGLCNSQFSDEIASAIVNSPILNSISVLDFSLGTLSDAGAEELLNCEAINYLDILNVSENFFI; translated from the coding sequence ATGACAAACAATCAAAATCAACCCCAGGATTATGATGCTGTATTGGGAGGACAATCACCACCGCCTCTAGATGGGGTGGTGCTGGGAGGAATTGAGGGAATTAAACGTTGTTTATCAAATCCTGTGGTGAATGTGCGAATAGCAGCACTTAGCGAAGCCTTGAAATATGGTGACGCTGGGTTGGATGTTTTAATTCAAGGTTTGCAAGATGAATCAAGATTAGTAGAACGTTTTGCTTATCGACTATTAAAGTCAAGAACAGAATCGCAAGTTAAACAAGCTTTGCAAACATATAAACCTTGGAAGTTGGAAGAAAGATTGACTCGGTATTTAGGTTGTCATACCGCTCAATTTGCTAATCGGCCAGTGGTAGAATTTAATGCAAATAGAGGTATTGTTGAACCTGTTAATCAAGCTTATGCCCTACGATGTACTTATGATGACTATGAAGAGGATTTAGCAGATAAACTTAGTAAACTTGCTCAAGCACCCAACGCCGAAAAATTGGAAGCTTTAGTATTAGGTTTATGGACAGAAACTTATGAAAATAATGCAAGTTTAATTATCCAAGCTTTAGTTAATGTCAAGCAATATTTCCCCAACCTCAAGGCTATTTTTCTGGGCGATATTCTGAGTGAAGAATGTGAAATTTCCTGGATTCAACAAAGTGATATTAGTCCTATTTTACAAGCATATCCCCAGTTAGAAGTTTTACAAGTTCGTGGTGGAGACGGTTTACAATTTAGCCCACCAATCAAACACGATAATCTCAAAGCATTAATTGTAGAAACAGGGGGCTTAAGTCGGGATACCGTCGCACAGATTTGTAATTTAAATCTGCCAGCATTAGAACATTTAGAATTATGGTTTGGCTGTGAAGATTATGGCGGAACCTGTTGGGTTGAAGATATACACCCAATTATTTTTGCAGACAAGTTTCCCAAATTAACTTATTTAGGATTATGTAATAGTCAATTTAGCGATGAAATAGCCAGTGCTATTGTAAATTCCCCAATTCTTAACTCTATCAGCGTCCTTGACTTTTCACTGGGAACCTTAAGTGATGCAGGTGCGGAAGAATTACTTAATTGTGAGGCGATTAATTATCTAGATATTCTCAATGTGTCAGAGAACTTTTTTATCTGA
- a CDS encoding STM4014 family protein, producing MLNFILIANPENRRVGFLQQALTHLNLPPATVIDYADLISGKQTLEQFNAPNTIIRFDSPEKNFDIDKAIIAAGFNVSDNGQHQSISPGEAMELEFDKGRILYPRQWYLGWRYLLQKWETLFTPLLACGEGLGVGYFMNHPQDIAVMFDKPACHERFSRNNIPVPRSLGKIHNYEHLREQMQTQGIERVFVKLSHGSAASGVVAYRANSRFESAITTVERVRENGETLLYNSRKISHYTRREEIADIINILTAEGVQVEEWLPKAHLQGCGFDVRVVVINGKAQHIVVRLGKSPMTNLHLGNERGDTEEFLAKVGAENWEMMKRTCEQAASLFPNSLYCGVDLLILPDWKTHAILEINAFGDLLPGILWNGIDTYTSEVKAILERTAEAQRTQTMKKNF from the coding sequence ATGCTCAACTTCATCCTCATCGCTAACCCTGAAAATCGCCGTGTCGGTTTCCTCCAACAAGCACTAACTCATCTCAACTTACCACCAGCTACCGTAATAGATTACGCAGATTTAATCTCAGGTAAACAAACCCTGGAACAATTCAACGCACCCAATACCATTATCCGCTTCGACTCTCCAGAAAAAAACTTTGATATTGATAAAGCCATAATCGCCGCAGGTTTTAATGTATCAGATAACGGACAACATCAAAGCATCAGTCCTGGCGAAGCTATGGAATTAGAATTCGATAAAGGACGCATCCTCTACCCGCGACAGTGGTATTTAGGCTGGCGATATCTCCTGCAAAAATGGGAAACACTCTTTACTCCCCTCCTCGCTTGCGGGGAGGGGTTGGGGGTGGGGTACTTCATGAACCATCCCCAAGACATCGCAGTGATGTTTGACAAACCAGCTTGTCACGAAAGATTCAGCCGTAACAATATACCCGTTCCTCGTTCCCTAGGAAAAATTCACAATTATGAACACTTGCGCGAACAAATGCAAACCCAGGGAATAGAACGAGTATTTGTCAAACTTTCCCACGGTTCCGCCGCTTCTGGAGTTGTGGCTTATCGCGCAAATTCCCGTTTTGAATCAGCTATTACCACCGTCGAACGAGTGCGGGAAAATGGGGAAACTCTACTTTACAACTCCCGAAAAATTAGCCACTACACCCGCCGCGAAGAAATCGCCGATATCATCAATATCTTAACAGCAGAAGGCGTACAAGTTGAAGAATGGTTACCCAAAGCACATTTACAAGGATGCGGTTTTGATGTGCGCGTGGTGGTTATCAATGGGAAAGCACAGCATATCGTTGTTCGCCTTGGTAAAAGTCCGATGACAAATTTACATTTAGGGAATGAACGAGGAGATACAGAAGAATTTTTAGCAAAAGTTGGTGCGGAAAATTGGGAGATGATGAAGCGAACTTGCGAACAAGCAGCCAGCTTATTTCCTAATAGTTTGTATTGTGGAGTTGATTTATTGATTTTACCTGATTGGAAAACTCATGCAATTTTAGAAATTAATGCTTTTGGCGATTTACTACCGGGTATTTTATGGAATGGAATCGATACTTATACGAGTGAAGTTAAGGCGATTTTGGAACGAACCGCAGAGGCGCAGAGAACACAGACAATGAAGAAAAATTTTTAA
- a CDS encoding STM4013/SEN3800 family hydrolase, whose translation MNQIVGTHDILFITLDTLRYDIAKNLLIQKRTPNLEKVLPKTAWEERHSPGNFTYAAHHAFFAGFLPTPVTPGIHPRLFALGFQGSTTTTDKTCVLDTSNIVSGLAAKGYHTVCIGGVGFFNKRNPIGNVFPSMFAESYWSPELGVTNPKSTENQVNLAGKILEKTPHNQRIFLFINISALHQPNYFYLPNPKDKIDTIESHAAALEYVDGQLAKLWNIIRQRHSTFCILCSDHGTTYGEDGYTGHRLSHPVVWTVPYAEFIL comes from the coding sequence ATGAATCAAATCGTGGGAACTCACGATATCTTATTTATTACCTTAGATACTCTACGTTATGACATAGCCAAAAACTTACTTATTCAAAAACGGACTCCTAATTTAGAAAAAGTTCTACCCAAAACAGCTTGGGAAGAACGCCACTCACCTGGAAATTTCACTTACGCGGCGCATCATGCTTTTTTTGCCGGCTTTTTACCCACACCTGTAACGCCAGGAATTCACCCCCGACTTTTTGCATTAGGATTTCAAGGAAGTACGACCACAACTGATAAAACTTGTGTGTTAGATACCTCAAATATTGTTAGTGGATTAGCTGCTAAGGGATATCACACAGTTTGCATTGGTGGAGTTGGTTTTTTTAACAAACGCAATCCTATAGGTAATGTATTTCCTTCAATGTTTGCTGAAAGTTACTGGAGTCCAGAGTTAGGTGTTACTAACCCAAAATCTACAGAAAATCAGGTAAATCTGGCGGGGAAAATTTTAGAAAAAACGCCACATAACCAACGGATATTTTTATTTATAAATATTTCGGCTTTGCATCAACCAAATTACTTTTACCTTCCCAACCCAAAGGATAAAATCGACACCATTGAATCTCACGCCGCAGCTTTGGAATATGTAGATGGTCAATTAGCCAAACTCTGGAATATTATACGCCAAAGACATTCTACTTTTTGCATTCTCTGTTCCGACCACGGGACAACTTATGGTGAAGATGGTTACACTGGACATCGGCTCAGCCATCCCGTTGTTTGGACTGTTCCTTATGCAGAGTTTATTTTATGA
- a CDS encoding STM4012 family radical SAM protein has product MIKIQNPQSKIQNLKSKISQSPYQAYVYSYPHKTAYRPFNPPIYLPELWTQQDRQALFLYIHIPFCEMRCGFCNLFTTVSHNEDFMSQYVRTLQRQAQRMKAVLGDASFARFAIGGGTPTQLPIGHLETILDIAENTMGAKLQEIPISVEVSPETATEEKLKLLRSHSIDRVSIGVQSFIESEVLATQRRQSNTQVEAALTRIKQAGFPTLNIDLIYGLPGQTVDTLLQSIHSALRFQPEEIYLYPLYVRPLTGLGRTEKEWDDIRLACYREGRSLLLSQGYTQVSMRMFRQGGQGSNFSPPSPHTPHTFPFPSPIYCCQADGMIGLGCGARSYTNTLHYSNEYAVGAKGISEILQAYIQTADELFEYAHYGFQLDAEEQRRRYILLSLLSDEGLNFVSYRQRFASEVDADFPELAELLTLNLAMKDEDSLHLTEFGIERSDTIGACLFSEKVQELMQGYELK; this is encoded by the coding sequence ATGATTAAAATCCAAAATCCTCAATCTAAAATCCAAAATCTAAAATCTAAAATTTCTCAGTCTCCTTATCAAGCATACGTTTATTCTTATCCCCACAAAACAGCTTATCGTCCTTTCAACCCACCTATATATCTTCCGGAACTTTGGACGCAGCAAGATAGACAAGCACTATTTCTTTACATACACATACCTTTTTGTGAAATGCGTTGTGGTTTCTGCAACTTGTTTACCACAGTCAGCCACAATGAAGATTTTATGAGTCAATATGTCCGCACGTTACAGCGACAGGCGCAACGGATGAAAGCGGTGTTGGGTGATGCGTCATTTGCGAGGTTCGCTATTGGTGGCGGAACTCCGACTCAGTTACCCATTGGACACCTCGAAACTATTCTCGATATCGCTGAAAATACGATGGGTGCAAAGTTGCAAGAAATTCCGATTTCTGTGGAAGTTTCACCAGAAACTGCGACTGAGGAGAAGTTAAAGTTGTTGCGATCGCACTCTATCGATCGTGTTAGCATTGGTGTCCAAAGTTTCATCGAGTCGGAAGTCTTAGCCACCCAGCGGCGTCAATCTAATACTCAAGTAGAAGCAGCTTTGACAAGGATAAAACAAGCTGGATTTCCCACTTTGAATATTGACCTGATTTACGGTTTACCCGGTCAAACCGTCGATACTTTGTTGCAATCAATACATAGTGCTTTGCGCTTTCAACCAGAAGAAATTTATCTGTATCCCTTGTATGTACGGCCGTTAACAGGTTTGGGACGCACAGAAAAAGAATGGGACGATATTCGTTTAGCTTGTTACCGCGAAGGGCGATCGCTCCTGTTATCTCAAGGTTATACTCAAGTATCTATGCGGATGTTTCGACAAGGTGGACAAGGTAGCAATTTTTCTCCCCCATCTCCCCACACTCCCCACACTTTCCCCTTCCCCTCCCCCATCTACTGCTGTCAAGCCGACGGTATGATTGGTTTAGGTTGCGGCGCACGTTCTTACACGAATACTCTGCACTATTCTAATGAGTATGCGGTAGGTGCAAAGGGAATCAGCGAGATTTTGCAAGCATATATTCAAACAGCCGATGAGTTATTTGAATACGCGCACTATGGTTTTCAATTAGATGCAGAAGAACAACGTCGGCGATATATCTTATTATCTTTACTTTCTGATGAAGGATTAAATTTCGTTAGTTATCGCCAGCGATTTGCTAGTGAAGTAGACGCTGATTTTCCCGAACTTGCAGAATTGCTAACTTTAAATTTGGCGATGAAAGATGAAGATAGTTTACACTTAACTGAATTTGGTATTGAACGTTCTGATACTATCGGCGCGTGTTTATTTTCTGAGAAAGTTCAGGAATTAATGCAGGGTTACGAGTTGAAATAG
- a CDS encoding STM4011 family radical SAM protein: MYLTILYRGSLISCNYGCEYCPFAKRQQTAAELAIDKQSLEKFVNWISQHPQHQFSILFTPWGEALIHSWYQQALVKLTHLPNVNKAAIQTNLSCQLDWVEECNKDKLAIWATFHSEWVSCDRFLSKCLQLNHQNVKFSVGVVGFPKFKSEIAALRQELPNQIYLWINAVKAELPNLSPADREFFQSIDPLYELNTKHYPSFGHSCRAGKSVISVDGDGTIRRCHFIKSPIGNIYDSDWETALYEQPCTNQTCHCHIGYVHLDYLNMNQIFSSGLLERIPDDWTIHKS, translated from the coding sequence ATGTACCTTACCATCCTTTATCGCGGTTCTTTAATTAGTTGCAACTACGGTTGTGAATATTGCCCCTTTGCGAAACGCCAACAAACAGCCGCAGAATTAGCTATAGATAAACAATCTTTAGAAAAGTTTGTCAATTGGATTTCCCAACATCCCCAACATCAATTTTCAATTCTATTCACCCCTTGGGGAGAAGCCTTAATCCATTCTTGGTATCAGCAAGCCTTGGTAAAATTAACCCATTTACCCAACGTTAATAAGGCTGCAATTCAAACTAATCTCTCTTGTCAACTAGATTGGGTAGAGGAATGTAACAAAGATAAATTGGCAATTTGGGCTACTTTTCATTCTGAATGGGTATCATGCGATCGCTTTTTATCTAAATGTCTTCAATTAAACCACCAAAATGTTAAATTTAGCGTCGGAGTTGTAGGCTTTCCCAAGTTTAAATCAGAAATAGCCGCTTTACGTCAAGAATTACCAAACCAAATTTATCTGTGGATTAATGCTGTCAAAGCTGAACTCCCGAATTTGTCACCAGCAGACAGAGAGTTTTTCCAATCTATCGACCCATTATATGAATTGAATACCAAACATTATCCTAGCTTTGGGCATTCTTGTCGGGCAGGAAAATCAGTAATTTCTGTTGATGGCGACGGGACAATACGCCGTTGTCATTTTATTAAATCTCCAATTGGTAATATTTATGATTCTGATTGGGAAACAGCCTTATATGAGCAACCTTGTACCAACCAGACTTGTCATTGTCACATTGGTTATGTCCATCTTGATTACTTAAATATGAATCAAATTTTTAGTTCTGGACTATTAGAAAGGATTCCCGATGATTGGACTATCCATAAATCATAA
- a CDS encoding DUF2808 domain-containing protein, with product MKALIFGSLSALILTTASTAIATPTKSQQLDSASSAQVAYTVNVPTITNSGVKNDTHFIKVAVLGMSVQDLMISLPNQMERFSNVRVVDDSGKEIAAKTEITKERLSITFDQPIAAGKSVEVQFTGVQTKILDGRILLYGVTARRTGLQGEIPVGTARIDLPYKNTN from the coding sequence ATGAAAGCTTTAATATTTGGTAGTTTGTCTGCTTTAATACTCACTACCGCCTCTACGGCTATAGCTACCCCAACTAAATCTCAACAGCTAGATTCTGCATCATCGGCTCAAGTTGCGTATACAGTTAATGTTCCGACTATTACTAACTCTGGAGTGAAAAATGATACACACTTCATTAAAGTTGCAGTACTGGGGATGTCCGTACAAGACTTAATGATTTCTCTACCAAACCAAATGGAACGTTTTTCTAATGTTCGAGTGGTAGATGATTCGGGTAAAGAAATTGCAGCGAAAACAGAAATCACGAAAGAACGGTTGTCAATTACGTTTGATCAACCAATAGCTGCTGGTAAGTCTGTAGAAGTGCAATTTACAGGTGTACAAACAAAAATTTTAGATGGGAGAATATTACTCTACGGAGTAACAGCTAGACGAACTGGTTTACAAGGGGAAATTCCTGTAGGTACAGCGAGAATTGACCTTCCTTATAAAAATACCAATTGA
- a CDS encoding sensor histidine kinase: protein MPINFGENFKRKLAEFFVARIDTASLHFRLTVGIILIVTFGISSFTLWAGWEIKQCLMPAHQNYGMADNYQLWTVIQSLGMMSIFSLIITTVLTTLFIKRSLLPLQQINQWAETCTTELTPHQLGLHQTPSEIQELAQTWIEFLSKLSEAKEQQRQLFSDLAHELRTPLSVVYGYLQRSLQRSHNLAASQKETLEMAVSDAARMNHILQDLLDLARADNSAIPCPRETEPLLLNDVVVAVAEMTEKFHHREIQLEIAPFPVQVKAERQQLMQILNNLITNAVKYSATGEPIILHLTQTEDVAMIQVSDKGCGIPLLEQSRIFEPFYRLDSSRTRATGGTGMGLCIVKRLVECIGGTVELRSELGNGSSFILKLPALEVKERNQENLIPYLHE, encoded by the coding sequence ATGCCAATAAATTTTGGGGAAAATTTTAAAAGAAAATTAGCCGAATTTTTTGTTGCCAGAATTGACACTGCTTCACTACATTTTCGGTTGACTGTTGGCATTATCTTAATTGTGACATTTGGAATAAGTAGCTTTACGCTCTGGGCTGGATGGGAAATCAAACAATGTTTGATGCCTGCTCATCAAAATTATGGTATGGCTGATAATTATCAACTGTGGACTGTGATTCAAAGTTTGGGAATGATGAGTATTTTTTCTCTGATTATCACCACAGTTTTGACTACTTTATTTATTAAGCGATCGCTCTTACCATTACAACAGATTAATCAATGGGCAGAAACCTGCACAACTGAACTCACTCCCCACCAATTAGGCTTGCATCAAACACCAAGCGAAATTCAAGAATTAGCCCAGACATGGATAGAATTTTTAAGCAAACTTTCTGAAGCCAAAGAACAGCAACGCCAGTTATTCAGCGATTTAGCCCACGAGTTACGCACACCTTTGAGTGTGGTGTATGGATATCTGCAAAGAAGTCTCCAACGCAGTCATAATTTAGCTGCTTCCCAAAAAGAAACGCTCGAAATGGCTGTTTCTGACGCGGCAAGAATGAATCATATCCTCCAAGACTTGCTAGACTTAGCACGGGCGGATAACAGCGCGATTCCCTGTCCCCGCGAAACTGAACCACTCTTACTTAATGATGTAGTTGTAGCCGTCGCCGAGATGACAGAAAAATTCCATCATCGGGAAATTCAGCTAGAAATCGCTCCTTTTCCTGTTCAAGTCAAAGCCGAACGCCAACAGCTAATGCAGATATTAAACAATTTGATTACTAATGCCGTGAAATATTCTGCTACTGGTGAGCCAATTATTTTACATCTCACCCAAACGGAAGATGTGGCAATGATTCAAGTCAGCGACAAAGGATGTGGTATTCCCTTATTAGAACAGTCCCGCATTTTTGAACCATTTTATCGCTTAGATTCTTCTCGCACCCGTGCTACAGGCGGTACTGGTATGGGTTTATGTATCGTCAAACGCCTTGTAGAGTGTATTGGCGGTACAGTTGAACTCCGCTCAGAACTTGGGAATGGTAGTAGTTTTATCTTGAAATTACCTGCATTAGAAGTAAAAGAAAGGAACCAAGAAAATCTCATTCCCTACCTTCACGAGTAA
- a CDS encoding GNAT family N-acetyltransferase, which produces MNINFKAGENNDVETLLVLIQEFYQLDGYLSFNAVVVRHALIQLLNEESIGRIWLIQHQNQAIGYVILSFGYSLEYGGRDAFIDEIYINPAYQGQGIGKQTIKFLEEVCISLNIQALHLEVERENTSAQNFYHRVGFKDSDRYLMTKKLNQS; this is translated from the coding sequence ATGAACATTAACTTTAAAGCAGGAGAAAATAATGATGTTGAAACACTTTTAGTTTTAATCCAAGAATTTTATCAACTAGATGGTTATCTCTCCTTTAATGCAGTGGTTGTTCGTCATGCGTTGATTCAATTACTGAATGAAGAGTCTATAGGCCGAATCTGGTTAATTCAACATCAAAATCAAGCAATTGGTTATGTTATTCTCTCATTTGGTTATAGTTTGGAATACGGAGGACGAGATGCTTTTATTGATGAAATATATATTAATCCAGCTTATCAAGGTCAAGGCATCGGCAAACAAACAATTAAGTTTTTAGAGGAGGTCTGCATTTCTCTGAATATTCAAGCATTACATTTAGAAGTTGAAAGAGAAAATACATCTGCCCAAAATTTTTATCATCGAGTGGGATTTAAAGATAGCGATCGCTATCTCATGACTAAAAAACTAAATCAATCATAA
- the msrA gene encoding peptide-methionine (S)-S-oxide reductase MsrA, with the protein MSNSNLTLSRNLVRNLSIITLSFILLYGASRILFPTPASDISTTTPQTKQVAVFGGGCFWGMEAVFEHLNGVSDVVSGFSGGDAMTADYSLVSSGFTNHAESVKITYDPSKISYEQLLKVYFLVAHDPTQLNRQGPDSGRQYRSVIFFANNEQKQEAQKYIDQLNQQKIFKQKIVTEISQLKGFYQAEEYHQNYIARNPDSRYVVAHDLPKLAKLQSTFPEIYNK; encoded by the coding sequence ATGTCAAATAGCAACTTAACACTTTCTCGTAACCTAGTACGCAACTTGTCCATCATCACTTTGAGTTTCATCCTCTTGTATGGTGCATCGCGGATATTATTTCCGACTCCCGCCAGTGATATTTCCACCACTACACCCCAAACCAAGCAAGTAGCCGTTTTTGGTGGTGGCTGCTTTTGGGGAATGGAAGCAGTATTTGAGCATCTCAATGGTGTGTCTGATGTGGTTTCTGGTTTTTCTGGCGGCGATGCGATGACCGCAGACTACTCACTTGTGAGTTCTGGCTTCACCAATCACGCGGAATCAGTAAAAATCACTTATGATCCCTCAAAGATTTCTTACGAACAACTATTAAAAGTTTACTTTTTAGTAGCCCACGACCCGACACAGTTAAATCGCCAAGGGCCGGATTCTGGTAGACAATATCGTTCAGTAATATTTTTTGCTAACAATGAACAAAAACAAGAAGCACAAAAATATATTGATCAACTTAATCAGCAGAAAATATTTAAGCAAAAAATTGTCACCGAAATCAGCCAATTAAAAGGTTTTTATCAAGCTGAAGAATACCATCAAAACTACATAGCCCGTAATCCCGATAGTCGCTATGTCGTAGCCCATGACTTGCCAAAATTGGCTAAACTTCAGTCTACATTTCCTGAAATTTATAATAAATAG